In Lodderomyces elongisporus chromosome 1, complete sequence, the DNA window ATaacaaataacaaataacaaataaTTATCTATTCCGGATGAATACCACCATGGAAGAATTGCATTTGTCTACACATGAACCTTGTTTAAGGTTAAAACAGCAGACAAACTTTTGCAATCCCGTGTTCCGGACGTAATCGCTTTTGGTGAATGTGTATATTTTATTCAAATTGCAACAGCTCGTGTGGCGGCGCATAATAACtcttttttgcctttttattattacttgtttttttttggggggagGGTAATTATCAATTTCTATTGGCTGTTTGCGCTCTGCCTAAGTCTTCCTCGCTCTCTcgttctctctctctctctctatttcttttttttttcgcttGGTATAATTCCGTGGACTGGCATcggaaaagagaaagccaaaaaaattaaatgaaataaaaaataaaaaataaaaaataaaaagtaaaaaataaaaattaagagAATGGAACTTTGATTAGCCGCGGATAGATAATTAATGAATAATTTATAGGGTGTATCATATTATCATACTACCGCACGCAGATCGTTACACAGATACCCGAAGAGATCTCAACAGATTACCACGGGAACCAGTTATTTGATAAAAGTTTAAACTCGTTATTCAAGAATAtgactaaaaaaaaatatgtttaataaataaaaaagaaaaatttacaaTTAGGCTCTAACGGTTGGGAATTAGATTTAGAAAGAGAACAATCAACTTATTTATCCGAATACGTACACGCACTCGagaataaatatatatatatgtatacatttTCTTATCTCTTTGATTGTTTAATTTATATGTATTctgcaaaaacaaactttttATAAACTCCTCAATTTTGCGCTTTTGAGCacttttgttgatttcaaATTGTCTAAAATAATCACAATCTTTATTGGaagcttcttcttctccctcTTCTTCGTGTACTTTACTGTGGCACGATATGCCCATGATATTCATCGATAAACACATCAGATTTACCTGGAGCATGTGTGGTATCCTTTATCAACTTTGTCACATTCTTCAAATCAGAACCGGTCAATGACTCCATAAACGCCCCAATCTCAATGTTTTCATGGTTTCCAAAGAGACCATGCTTGTGTGACTTCAACCTGTGCAAGATTTGCTCAGAGTTTGTATGTGCATAAATATTGACATCAACAGCAGAATGTCCATGTGTCGTCCATCCAATTTGTGCCTGGAACGAAATGATATTGTTCAACACATAGAGTAGTTCATTGGGGTTGGATGCCTTGGAGACAATCTCATCAATGATGTCGTCATGCGCAGAGTCCGCTTCTACTCCCATATCTGATTTCAAAATCTCCTCTCTAAtaaactttttcaattcgTGGCTTTTTTGATTACGCTTTTCGTAAATTTTCTGGGCCAAGTACTCTCCCGAGTGAGAGCTGTTTAGTAACACTTCGGGGTACCATAAGTAGTCAGGATAATTCTCAGTGACTTGTCTTGCAGTCACCATTCCGCCAGTCTCATGGTCACTAGTTGAAATTGCCACTGTTTCGACATCTGAAGTATTAATAAACTCAATAACCTTGGCAAATGCCTTGTCGTATGCCAATACCTCCCTCACCTGTGCTGCAGGGTCATTATGATGTCCAGCATGGTCAATTCTCGAACCTTCAATCAATAAGAAAAACCCTTGGTCTGAGTCCTTTGTAGCTTCTGATAATGCAATTAATGCAACTTCAACCTCTTCTGCCAAAGATGGGTATTCTTTAGGATCCCTATCAATATCATATGGTATGTCTGTATCAGCAAGTAATCCCAACAATGGCAAGGTTACATTCTTACCACCTTGCAATGCGTCAAACTCACTTCTGTTGCCAACATAAGACCAACCCAGTTTGCGAGTCTCATCAATCAAGTTTCTTGCGTCAGCTCTGCATCCACCTGGAACGCTAGTAGGCAAGAAATGGCATCTTCCGCCACCCAAAATCAAGTCAACAACTCTGCCCAATGGATATTCCCCAATTTGGTGTTGAGCAATCAAATCTTCTTGGAATCGGTAATCTGCATGCGATGAAAAAGCAGCTGGTGTTGCATCGGTAATCCGCGTTGTCACCACCAACCCAGTCATGTAACCTTGCAACTTCAATGCTTCGAGTATGGTGCCGCATGGGTTTTTCTTGGGGTCTACACCAATTGCTCCATTATACGATTTCAAAGCACATGAAAAAGCGGTGGCACCAGCAGCAGAATCTGTCACCAACGAGCTCGATGACCGCGTCCTTGAAGTTCCAATAAAGTATTGGTCAATTGTTAATACGTCGTTGATGGGCAATTTGTCTCTAAATTGACGGAATGAGCGAGCAGCCGAGACACTGGCAGGGCCCATACCATCAGTAACCATCATAATAACATTTTTCTTAGAGcgaggatgatgatgatgatgatgatgaaactTGCCATGTCCATGTTTGTGGCTGCCACTATGCTTGTCTGAATCTGTGTTTGTATTGTGGTAAAAGTAGAGATATGCTATAGTGATTATGGTGATGATGTTCAAAATGATAGAGAGTCGTTTCGCGATGCTTGCAGGTGACTTGTTTGTGCATCGAAGCGAGTCGCCTCCTAATAGAGGATAATTTTCAGATTTGACCAtggcttcttttttcttattcttcttgtctttttgaTGTTTTCGATAATTTTTAAACCACCTTGCCGAGTCAAAGAATCGTTAGGTGTGTTGacagagcaaaaaaaaagagtgcTGGAATTTAAATTTGGATTTTTAGCTTGGTTTTAGCTTGGTTTTGTTATCATGAAATGTTCCtcgtttgttgttgtgtacTGAATTCCACTATATATTCTGATATGGCACTCCTCCACTGATAAGACACGAGGTTGAAGGCTTATGAATTATTTATAGAACAGGaatcttgttttttctcttcttcctcttcctctttttttttttttttttgtttttgtttctttttttttattgtatttattgtatttattttgtcatgcaaagaaaacaatagaGAGAACCCATTCTACAAGAAAATTGagcacaaacacacaaaaacacaaaaacacaaaGGAGGCTGGAGGAGCTCtacacaaacaataaatATTGTTGAATAGAGATAAGGCGTAATACCAAGAgaagtaaaagaagaagtaaaagaagaagtaaaagaagaagaaggacaGATACACAAACAgaggaaaagcaaaaggtAAAATGGGGaaaatttacaaatttTTACAATTCAACGACTTAGAGTCGAGGAATTTGTCAGAATCCCTAGAGTCTATTAAACActgtttttaattttcctATTACCAACAGtattctatttcttttccattatGATTATTCTAGCAGGTATAACCTTTTTATTGAAATAGCTACTGATGTAGCGCTTACACTACGCCCACTTTACCAAACGTcccttgttgttctttttggtcATCGATCATTAAAGCTTAGAGGTTGAGTTTTCAATTATTACTTCTCTTGCTACTACTCAAGTGCTTGGCATACAATGTGGTACAAAAAtgcaacaaagaaaaaaaaactgcgAAATCGCCAAATCGCCAAATCGCCAAATTGCCAAATTGCCCAGGTATGAGCCCTACAATCCAAGTATTCAACCATTAACCAAACACTCAAAGTTATCTCCATTATCCGTCTCCAAATGTACATTAAAAGTTGGATTCCTTTATCACACATGGAGTCTATAGGGCCATTAGAGTTAAATGCAAATGGgaataataaaagaaaaaagtgaaaaacaaaaagagtaacaaaaaaaaacaacaacaaatgctcatttctttattctattttaattttaattttaattttattttatttattgcTTGATATTATTTTCCACTTCAAAAGTCTTGCACAACCACCACATTTTCATCACTGATTTTGTTGCACACTAATTTCGCCATTGCTAGATCCATAATTGACAATCCAACTATTTTCTGCACAGTGATGTTGGATGTAGTTTCAGTAACCTTTGGTATGTGCTCATTGTATAGTTCATGTATTTCAACCAAATCATCAGGAACATAATTTGCTTGTATCAATTCTCCTGCCTCGTGTAATGTATGCTCCTTGGAATCCACAATTATCTTGACACCTTTGTCTTTAAACAGCTTAACCAATCCCAAGTCTAGTTCAATCATATGCGGCTTATACGAGCCAATCAACGAAATAAACACGGGCCATTGTGGGTCTTGATTTATATAACTTGTCTTAATGATGGGTGATGTCGCTGGCGTGCATCCAAATATAATTGAGCTGTTCCTTATATGATTAACAAAGTCGTCTTGTTTACTGCTTTGATACAGAAATGCATTAAACACTACATTGTCAACCTCTTTctcaaatttttcttttagtttCACTGCATTTTCCAAAGATCGGTTAAGGATATTGACAACCTTTATCTTGTCCCCGTATAGCGAAAGCGCCAACTTGACATGCCAATAAGCTTGCAACCCCACGCCAAATACTGTCAATTCAGGCAATATTTCAGACTGTTCGTCAAGACTAATTATTTTGACCAAACCCAATATACTAGCCAATGCGGTTCTAAACGCAGTTAGTGTATTTGCATTTAACACGGCTCTAAGCTCACCAGTCACTTCATCCATTACCAATACACATCCAACAAAACCCAACCCTTTGGAGTTGTTTCCTTGACCACCACTAATAACTTTTATACCAACTTCCTCAGGTGATATACATGGCATGTAAACATGGGTAGTATCTGATTCAGTGTTGTTTGATTGTTGTGCAATTCGTGGTGGCACTATATGGTCTGGATCCTGTGAGTATGTCTTGAGACCATTGAACAAAGTAGGCACAAACTCATTGAGTAATGTGGATTTAGTGAGTGACTTGTTTAAAAATTGGGTGACTGCTTTATCGCTAATAACTTTCATTGCAACACACCACTAGAATTGATAATAAACGGGAGCTTTACCGACGTGGATaccttttaattttttttttgcaaaaaacgaaaaaaaagtgagttaaaataaaagaatgtGAAAAATGAGATGATTTAGGGAATGTATGTGGTCTCGTagatatatgtatatatgtatatatatatatcaactTATATCGCAATTAGTTGATactgaaaaattgaaatattgaaaacacAGTTATGTTTGGTACATAATTTTGGTGATAGGTGGGGAGGGGGGAAGGAATTTCGCGGAGTACGAATTAATGCTGTGCTTGAGAGTGAGAAAGATAGCGCGCGcgcgtgtgtgtgtgtgcgtgtaGCGAAACGAAAATGGCAAATACTGGCGAGGTTGGGGGCGGGGGAGTGTAACAAAGACTATGAGGAGCACGAACCCAAtagtaaaaaataaaacgtGGAGAGTAAATagagaaagcaaaagaaagactAATCCAATGTAAGTTTTCTTCCAATGTGTCTTTCCATATCATTCCAGATCAGACACTCTATATTTCAACAAGAGAATAGCTTTAGCTTAACATGTCTGCATTATTTCCACAATATTCAAACTGCTTACACGTTTGTTCCCACTTCAGTCCCAAAcctactttttttcttttttcctcattttttggttgaaaaatcaaatttaatttctttatatttctTCTCCCCAAATCATTTTATGAGTTGCAAATATTCCAAAAGTAAACTATATCTTATATCCCACCTCTTGCCAACCATTGAGTCGGACTCAACTAGTATATTATCTCATTACACTAAGTTAATTTTAAGAAAAAGCTATTACATTCACACCGTTTGAAAAATTATGCTTGTTATATAACAAGGAGCTCTTTACCTTGATTGTAGTTACACACAgatatgtgtatatgaaTATTatcatatacatatttaaatatatatacatgtatgtAGTGTTCAGCACACGAGGGCAGACAAAAGTCGTGCAAACTTCACCAAATTGCATGACCTTCTTACAACAGCCCAAAACACCTCCTACACCTCCCACACCTCCTTCCTGCTCCTGCTCATGCTCATGCGCATGCTCCATCTTCGTCTTTTCCATATTTAATGATTAACAAGAGATAGGagccttttctttttttcttccataGATAAGCATATATAACATCTACAATCTAAAGACAACGACCAAGATGCTAACACGACAACCTACCAAGACCACTGTACCCATTTCGCTGTCTACTTTGAGATTCATAACTAGATATCTCTGGAGCGATGATAGAGCAAAAGTTACTCACCCACTGACACCGggcaagaacaaaaataaaatcaaaagcaaaaacacGAGACACGGTAGAGGTATACATCAACACGAGACTGAGTCATTGGCAGCAGCTTTAAACTTACTTCACAGAAAAGATAACACAGATATGTCTATGACTACCTCCTCGGCCACAACCACAAGCACGACCATGGCCTTAgcctcaaactcaaactcaatcAACCATGCTCAGTCTGTATACAAGCCATCGTTATTCAAAGCATTCACAAAAGGTTCTGCAGTTGAGcaatttcaacaaagaGCTACAAAGAAAGCACCATCAACACTAACAACATCACCAATAGCAGCCTTTGAAGGAAAGACGGACGTGCGACATCTTTTACGTGGCATCATTCTGACACTCGACTTTGTCTCTGGAGTCGGCGCAGAAATTGACGCAGCAAAATTGTTAAATGAGAAAGACCCCAAAAAATTGAGTTTATACATAAAGGAGATCCAGAGTGAAAAAGCATTGATTGACTTGCTTGAGTTGTTTATTCATCATGAACGTTTAAACTTGCGTGTACTTGGTGATATTGTATTAAACCCTCATTTGATAAATTTGTCAAAATTGCCCATTGATGTTACTCGTCCCGAGAATATCCCATTTTTAAAAGGGTTAAATGTGGTCAAGTTTAGGATTTTGATGCTTCGGAAATATCAACTGCTAAAACAACCAGTTTCGAttttgaatgatttgaGGGTTCACATTGAAACATACTTGGCATtgataaaggaaaagaaattgccTAGAAATTATGAAAGAACAGTTTGGAGATTTACATTACAGTACCTTAAACAATTTGACGAAACACATTACATTGAAAGTATAAACGATTGCAAGACAAGCTTTGCAATTTGGGAATCAACACCAATGCACCGACGTAAACTTGTCGCAGAGACTATTATGGGTAAACACAAAGATGAGTTGAACAAACTACAAACAGCGTTTTTGAGAATCGCTCGAGTATCAGATAGTCCACAACTATGCAAAATAGCTACGAAATACAAAATAGAATCATTGGAATTATCCGATAGAGGGTTGTGCTATGCATTTATCAATGACCttgaaaagtttttgaTCCAAGCAAAGGATGCAGATCTTGAATTCACAATGAAGGAGTTGAGCCAGGTAAGAGTTGATTATATAAACTCTGCAATATCTTCCAAAACTGCACATGAAGAGTACTTAGTGCATCATTCTCCTGCATTGCATAAAGCATAGTATATTATAGTAAGTTCGATAGATTAGAGTACCAAGGCAATGACATTATCAATACTAAAGCTCTTATTTTgaacaaagtaaaaagttAAACGTAGGTTGGATCGAGAAgtaaagaaatgaaataaaagtcGAGGGGGTgagggagggggggggtaAAGGGCTGGAAGTTTGACTAATAAATTGAAACCAGGTAAACTTAGAATATTAAGTCGAGCTTAATTGGCTGTTATTCTTCACTTTCTTATCATCGAGCTATGCATAAGAACCATTGATTCAAAGTTGTAcatttcttccttttaCCTCTACCTCGGGATATTTTAAATCCCTCTCGGATATTGACTTACccgattttttttttttttttgacgaTACTCCTGAGAACCGTAGTAATGCAATTaagaattaaaattttgatccttcactttcttttttcccttaGATTTCTGTCTTTGTTATAACACATATTCTAAATTAATGATTACTGTGGTGTTCAAAAGACTCCACCTCCTTTAGCCCCTTCCTCCcctcctcttttttttttcttccttagCCTGTTTTTTATCCTTCAAAGAGTGGCTTTGTATTGTTCTGATAGTATACAAACGGCTCCAAAATTCCGTAACCACTGCCACTcctttttgcttcttttctttttttatttccttttttttttcctctgtgtttttatttgtgACACAAACAGCAAG includes these proteins:
- the PHO8_2 gene encoding vacuolar alkaline phosphatase, producing the protein MVKSENYPLLGGDSLRCTNKSPASIAKRLSIILNIITIITIAYLYFYHNTNTDSDKHSGSHKHGHGKFHHHHHHHPRSKKNVIMMVTDGMGPASVSAARSFRQFRDKLPINDVLTIDQYFIGTSRTRSSSSLVTDSAAGATAFSCALKSYNGAIGVDPKKNPCGTILEALKLQGYMTGLVVTTRITDATPAAFSSHADYRFQEDLIAQHQIGEYPLGRVVDLILGGGRCHFLPTSVPGGCRADARNLIDETRKSGWSYVGNRSEFDALQGGKNVTLPLLGLLADTDIPYDIDRDPKEYPSLAEEVEVALIALSEATKDSDQGFFLLIEGSRIDHAGHHNDPAAQVREVLAYDKAFAKVIEFINTSDVETVAISTSDHETGGMVTARQVTENYPDYLWYPEVLLNSSHSGEYLAQKIYEKRNQKSHELKKFIREEILKSDMGVEADSAHDDIIDEIVSKASNPNELLYVLNNIISFQAQIGWTTHGHSAVDVNIYAHTNSEQILHRLKSHKHGLFGNHENIEIGAFMESLTGSDLKNVTKLIKDTTHAPGKSDVFIDEYHGHIVPQ